A single window of Oreochromis aureus strain Israel breed Guangdong linkage group 7, ZZ_aureus, whole genome shotgun sequence DNA harbors:
- the tmem17 gene encoding transmembrane protein 17B: MELPETLRKHLEDFSRNVLFDQSRTESSSKDRDAFLAHDNRVLSSLQLQMSLYFNMWFFPWWWISETVMLQLKYPALSDYYKIILVTILILMTLIEAIRLYLGYAGNLQQKVPELAGFWLLSVLLQFPLILFQLFNEAILVQPLERGVHIVLALFILTQAISGFVALRDMVRHTESQFHLRQFD; this comes from the exons ATGGAGCTCCCGGAGACACTTAGAAAACATTTAGAAGACTTTTCTCGCAACGTTTTGTTTGACCAGAGTCGGACGGAGTCTTCCTCTAAAGACCGCGACGCGTTTTTGGCACACG aCAATCGAGTTCTTTCAAGCCTCCAGCTCCAGATGTCTCTGTACTTTAACATGTGGTTCTTCCCCTGGTGGTGGATCAGTGAAACTGTAATGCTGCAGCTCAAG TATCCTGCTTTGTCAGACTACTACAAAATCATCCTTGTGACTATTCTTATCCTGATGACGCTGATCGAGGCTATTCGACTCTACCTTGGTTATGCCGGGAACTTGCAGCAAAAG GTCCCAGAGCTGGCTGGATTTTGGCTCTTGAGCGTCCTGCTGCAGTTTCCATTAATCCTGTTTCAGCTGTTTAATGAAGCCATCCTTGTTCAGCCCCTGGAGAGAGGTGTTCACATCGTACTTGCCTTATTCATACTCACACAG GCCATTTCTGGTTTTGTTGCGCTCCGCGACATGGTCAGACACACAGAAAGCCAATTTCATCTGCGACAGTTTGACTAA
- the LOC116327596 gene encoding tripartite motif-containing protein 16-like, with protein MAESCEVLHSFSCSICLDVLKNPVTLHCGHSYCMDCINGCFDQEDQSGIYSCPQCRHTFNPRPVLKKNTVLVDLMVKMSVRAQTNMRVKDEAGPGDVECDFCTVRKLKAVKSCLVCLASYCATHLQPHYKSAAFKRHKLVEVSASIQEKICSKHDKLLEVYCRSDGQCICLLCVMDEHKGHDTVSAAAERKEKQKQFGKKKQRIQQGIQEKEKQLRQLRQKTKGLKASSGAAVAQNEKAYAEIVLKADKRRCAVNDLIRDQEKAALSRTEELVDRLEKEISELRKQEDQLKQLSLTEDHINFLQHCQTIFDSTEPDVSSDVNLQLHTPFDFVTKAISDLRDKMESVAKCIAQISETIQVDPDPKTREEFSMYSCCIALDPNTAFENLLLSDGNTKVTWVKNPQRYPYHPDRFTKYDQVLCTEGLSGVCYWEVEWKGPRVEVALCYKGTELEESGFGYTDQSWCISLSSSCCAFWHNEVKTRISIPGSSTVGVYLNHKGGSLSFYSVSDSGQMVLVHRVQTTFSQPLYPGFMVSRGASVRIITPD; from the exons ATGGCCGAGAGCTGTGAAGTACTACATTCCTTCTCCTGCTCCATATGCCTGGATGTTTTGAAGAACCCTGTGACTCTTCACTGTGGCCACAGCTACTGTATGGACTGTATAAATGGCTGCTTCGACCAGGAGGATCAGAGCGGTATTTACAGCTGCCCACAGTGCAGACACACTTTCAACCCAAGACCCGTCCTCAAGAAAAACACAGTGCTGGTTGATTTGATGGTAAAAATGTCTGTGAGAGCACAAACCAACATGCGAGTGAAGGATGAAGCTGGACCAGGGGATGTGGAGTGTGATTTCTGCACTGTGAGGAAGCTGAAAGCTGTTAAGTCTTGCCTGGTATGTCTGGCATCTTACTGTGCCACTCACTTGCAACCTCACTATAAGTCTGCTGCATTTAAGAGGCACAAGTTGGTCGAAGTGTCAGCTTCCATACAAGAGAAGATCTGCTCCAAGCATGACAAGCTACTCGAAGTCTACTGTCGCAGTGATGGGCAGTGCATTTGTCTGCTTTGTGTGATGGACGAACATAAAGGTCACGACACTGTCTCGGCTGcagcagagagaaaagagaagcag AAACAATTtggaaagaagaaacaaagaatCCAGCAAGGCATTCAAGAAAAAGAGAAGCAGCTCCGGCAActaagacagaaaactaaaggaCTGAAG GCTTCAAGTGGTGCAGCAGTTGCTCAAAATGAGAAAGCCTATGCTGAGATTGTTCTGAAGGCAGACAAAAGGCGCTGTGCCGTGAACGATCTGATCAGAGATCAGGAGAAGGCCGCGTTGAGTCGCACTGAGGAGCTTGTGGATCGGCTGGAGAAGGAAATCAGTGAGCTGAGGAAGCAAGAGGACCAGCTGAAGCAGCTGTCGCTCACTGAGGATCACATTAATTTCCTGCAG CACTGCCAGACCATTTTTGACTCTACAGAACCTGATGTGTCTTCTGATGTGAACCTCCAACTGCACACACCTTTCGACTTTGTCACAAAAGCTATTTCTGACTTGAGAGACAAAATGGAAAGCGTGGCCAAGTGCATTGCACAAATATCTGAGACAA TTCAAGTTGATCCTGATCCCAAGACAAGAGAGGAGTTTTCCATGT ATTCCTGCTGCATAGCATTGGATCCCAACACAGCATTTGAAAACCTGTTGCTCTCTGATGGAAACACCAAAGTAACCTGGGTTAAAAACCCCCAGAGGTACCCTTACCACCCAGATAGATTTACCAAATATGATCAAGTGTTGTGCACTGAGGGTTTATCTGGTGTTTGCTACTGGGAGGTTGAATGGAAGGGGCCACGGGTGGAGGTAGCCCTGTGCTATAAAGGAACAGAGCTGGAAGAAAGTGGCTTTGGCTACACCGACCAGTCCTGGTGCATTTCTCTTTCTAGTTCCTGTTGCGCTTTTTGGCACAATGAAGTCAAAACTAGAATATCCATCCCCGGTTCCTCTACAGTGGGAGTGTATTTGAACCACAAGGGAGGGAGCCTGTCCTTCTACAGCGTGTCTGATTCTGGTCAAATGGTGCTCGTTCACAGAGTTCAGACCACATTCTCCCAGCCTCTGTACCCTGGCTTCATGGTCTCCAGAGGAGCCTCAGTTAGGATAATCACACCAGACTAA
- the LOC116327595 gene encoding E3 ubiquitin/ISG15 ligase TRIM25-like: MAHAVDLFDCSICLGLLEDPVTTTCGHSYCMKCINTFWDTKHDSKETYSCPQCRQSFNTRPVLKRNAILANLLEEHKKTIRQHPAPSIASDDNIYAAPGDVQCDFCTGRKRKAHMFCQVCLASYCEAHLEPHFQVPPLQKHKLVKASTRIKESICSRHDKLQELYCRTDRQFLCLMCALDEHKGHNTISITEEQQEMQRHLEKTKWVITDRVLASEAKMEKLTEAAGSIRDAAWEACDNFERVCEERILLYTHFLRKKCSEMREKVGEAEKAGVDWTERHLGQLKREVSELRRRESKISQLSQTEDPIQLLQGFQTLGDLPVLTDSHRELDNLTKFVTAQKNKMKKMCDEEKKDLMDYSGKIIMSRRTRRQEGRTRTELLMKYKNSKIEVDPDTVATCLYLSDTKKEISWCDKDQAHRDHPDRFTYFNQALCKKGLRGNYYWEVEWDGGIVEVAVSYRGIGRKGSGKDCCFGHNALSWKLICSPSGCTFWHNNLHKGQIPPAVSHKVGVHLDYKEGKLAFYSVSGVDSLTLLHQIQTTFTEPLYPGFSVDFGATLKISNI; encoded by the exons ATGGCTCACGCTGTGGATCTATTTGACTGCTCCATATGTTTGGGATTATTGGAGGATCCAGTGACTACTACttgtggacacagctactgtaTGAAATGTATCAATACTTTCTGGGATACAAAACATGACAGTAAAGAAACttacagctgccctcagtgcaggCAGAGTTTTAACACAAGGCCTGTTTTGAAGAGGAACGCCATTCTGGCTAACTTGTTAGAGGAACATAAGAAAACAATCAGACAACATCCTGCTCCTTCCATTGCTTCTGATGATAACATTTATGCTGCACCTGGGGATGTGCAGTGTGACTTTTGCACAGGGAGGAAACGCAAAGCTCACATGTTTTGTCAGGTGTGTTTAGCCTCTTACTGTGAGGCTCACCTGGAACCTCATTTTCAGGTGCCACCGCTACAAAAGCACAAACTAGTAAAAGCTTCTACGAGGATCAAAGAAAGCATCTGCAGCCGTCATGACAAACTTCAGGAGCTTTACTGCCGCACCGATCGGCAGTTCCTGTGCTTGATGTGTGCGTTGGATGAACACAAAGGCCATAACACTATATCCATCACAGAAGAACAGCAAGAAATGCAG AGACACCTGGAAAAGACCAAATGGGTAATTACAGACAGAGTGCTGGCTTCAGAGGCCAAAATGGAAAAGCTGACGGAAGCTGCAGGCTCTATAAGA GATGCTGCCTGGGAGGCATGTGACAACTTTGAGCGGGTCTGTGAGGAACGTATCCTGCTGTACACCCACTTCCTGAGAAAGAAGTGCTCTGAGATGAGAGAGAAAGTTGGAGAGGCTGAGAAAGCTGGAGTGGACTGGACTGAACGCCACCTCGGGCAGCTGAAACGTGAAGTGTCTGAgttaaggaggagagagagtaaAATCTCTCAGCTTTCACAAACAGAGGATCCCATTCAGTTGCTTCAG GGCTTCCAAACCTTGGGCGATCTCCCTGTGctcacagactcacacagagaGCTTGACAACCTGACAAAGTTTGTCACTgcacaaaagaataaaatgaaaaagatgtgcgacgaagaaaaaaaagatctgatGGATTATTCTGGAAAAATCATCA TGTCAAGAAGGACAAGGCGGCAGGAGGGACGGACAAGGACAGAACTTCTGATGAAATATAAGA ACTCCAAAATCGAGGTGGATCCTGACACTGTAGCAACTTGTCTTTACCTCTCTGATACAAAGAAAGAGATATCATGGTGTGACAAGGACCAGGCTCATCGAGATCACCCTGACAGATTCACCTACTTTAACCAGGCTCTGTGCAAAAAGGGCCTCAGAGGAAACTactactgggaggtggagtgggaTGGTGGCATAGTTGAGGTGGCTGTGTCGTACAGAGGGATAGGAAGAAAGGGTTCAGGGAAAGATTGCTGTTTTGGCCACAATGCTCTGTCCTGGAAATTAATCTGCTCTCCTTCTGGTTGCACGTTCTGGCACAATAATCTTCACAAAGGTCAAATTCCTCCGGCTGTCTCCCACAAAGTAGGGGTACACCTTGATTATAAAGAGGGAAAGCTGGCTTTTTACAGCGTATCTGGCGTTGACAGTTTAACACTGCTGCACCAAATCCAGACAACCTTCACCGAGCCCCTCTATCCGGGGTTTTCAGTGGATTTTGgtgcaacactgaaaataaGCAACATCTAA